A single genomic interval of Polyangia bacterium harbors:
- a CDS encoding methylated-DNA--[protein]-cysteine S-methyltransferase — MSDTIFFSTMPSPVGPLTLVADADDDLIGLYFDRDPIGALRRGQGARDDRRLQPAAQQLDEYFAGRRTRFDLPLAPRGTPFQKAVWAALVAIPFGQTASYRDVAGAIGQPAAVRAIGGANHRNPLAIVVPCHRVIGADGSLTGYGGGLDRKRLLLALEAGVAAATPAIFPARRRQQLSLAKVLNR, encoded by the coding sequence ATGAGCGACACCATCTTCTTTTCCACCATGCCAAGCCCAGTCGGCCCTTTGACCTTGGTCGCCGACGCCGATGACGATCTGATCGGGCTTTATTTCGACCGCGATCCGATCGGCGCGCTCCGACGTGGGCAGGGCGCGCGTGACGATCGCCGTCTGCAGCCGGCGGCGCAGCAGCTTGATGAATACTTCGCGGGCCGGCGCACGCGGTTCGATCTGCCACTGGCGCCGCGGGGCACGCCCTTTCAAAAAGCCGTCTGGGCGGCGCTGGTGGCGATCCCCTTCGGGCAAACCGCCAGCTACCGCGACGTCGCGGGGGCCATCGGCCAGCCGGCGGCGGTGCGGGCCATCGGCGGGGCCAATCATCGCAATCCACTGGCGATCGTTGTTCCGTGCCACCGCGTGATCGGGGCTGACGGATCGCTGACCGGTTACGGCGGCGGTCTGGATCGCAAGCGGCTGCTGCTGGCGCTGGAGGCGGGCGTGGCCGCGGCCACGCCGGCTATATTTCCGGCACGGCGACGCCAGCAGCTTTCGCTGGCGAAGGTTTTG